A stretch of the Agelaius phoeniceus isolate bAgePho1 chromosome 1, bAgePho1.hap1, whole genome shotgun sequence genome encodes the following:
- the LOC129125334 gene encoding carbonic anhydrase 3-like isoform X2, translating into MAQSVWGYDSDNGPERWHENYPLAKGDKQSPIEINSKDVQHDSSLASWHASYDPGAAKTILNNGRTCRVVFDDTFDRSVLRGGPLSGAYRLRQLHLHWGSCDQHGSEHVIDGVKYAAELHMVHWNPKHGNFAGALKQPDGVAVVGIFLKVSIKYSVFVIFLILEEIENIKTKGKEAPFLHFDPSILFPKSRDYWTYHGSFTTPPCEECITWILLREPIEVSSDQMAKLRSLSKNPENEPMSPLVDNWRPPQPLKGRIVRASFK; encoded by the exons ATGGCCCAGTCCGTGTGGGGCTACGACAGCGACAACG GACCCGAGCGCTGGCACGAAAACTACCCCCTGGCCAAGGGCGACAAGCAGTCGCCCATTGAGATCAACAGCAAGGACGTGCAGCACGACTCCTCTCTCGCCTCCTGGCACGCCAGCTATGACCCCGGGGCAGCGAAAACCATCCTGAACAACGGGCGCACCTGCCGCGTCGTCTTCGACGACACTTTTGATCGATCAG tgctgaggggGGGCCCGCTGAGCGGCGCCTACCGCCTGCGCCAGCTGCACCTGCACTGGGGCTCCTGCGACCAGCACGGCTCCGAGCACGTCATAGACGGCGTCAAGTACGCGGCGGAG TTACATATGGTGCACTGGAACCCAAAACACGGTAATTTTGCTGGAGCTTTAAAACAACCTGATGGTGTAGCTGTTGTTGGAATTTTTCTGAAAGTAAGTATTAAATATTCAgtctttgtaattttttt AATTCTTGAAGAAATTGAAAACATTAAGACTAAG GGGAAGGAGGCTCCTTTTCTGCACTTTGATCCTTCAATTCTTTTCCCCAAATCTCGTGACTACTGGACCTACCACGGTTCATTCACCACACCCCCTTGTGAGGAGTGCATCACTTGGATTCTCCTGCGGGAGCCAATTGAAGTCAGCTCAGACCAG ATGGCAAAGCTCCGTAGCCTTTCCAAGAACCCTGAGAATGAACCCATGAGCCCTCTTGTTGACAACTGGCGCCCACCGCAGCCCCTGAAGGGCCGGATAGTGAGAGCCTCGTTCAAGTGA
- the LOC129125334 gene encoding carbonic anhydrase 3-like isoform X1 → MAQSVWGYDSDNGPERWHENYPLAKGDKQSPIEINSKDVQHDSSLASWHASYDPGAAKTILNNGRTCRVVFDDTFDRSVLRGGPLSGAYRLRQLHLHWGSCDQHGSEHVIDGVKYAAELHMVHWNPKHGNFAGALKQPDGVAVVGIFLKVGQTPKPEMKRILEEIENIKTKGKEAPFLHFDPSILFPKSRDYWTYHGSFTTPPCEECITWILLREPIEVSSDQMAKLRSLSKNPENEPMSPLVDNWRPPQPLKGRIVRASFK, encoded by the exons ATGGCCCAGTCCGTGTGGGGCTACGACAGCGACAACG GACCCGAGCGCTGGCACGAAAACTACCCCCTGGCCAAGGGCGACAAGCAGTCGCCCATTGAGATCAACAGCAAGGACGTGCAGCACGACTCCTCTCTCGCCTCCTGGCACGCCAGCTATGACCCCGGGGCAGCGAAAACCATCCTGAACAACGGGCGCACCTGCCGCGTCGTCTTCGACGACACTTTTGATCGATCAG tgctgaggggGGGCCCGCTGAGCGGCGCCTACCGCCTGCGCCAGCTGCACCTGCACTGGGGCTCCTGCGACCAGCACGGCTCCGAGCACGTCATAGACGGCGTCAAGTACGCGGCGGAG TTACATATGGTGCACTGGAACCCAAAACACGGTAATTTTGCTGGAGCTTTAAAACAACCTGATGGTGTAGCTGTTGTTGGAATTTTTCTGAAA GTTGGGCAAACTCCCAAACCAGAGATGAAGAGAATTCTTGAAGAAATTGAAAACATTAAGACTAAG GGGAAGGAGGCTCCTTTTCTGCACTTTGATCCTTCAATTCTTTTCCCCAAATCTCGTGACTACTGGACCTACCACGGTTCATTCACCACACCCCCTTGTGAGGAGTGCATCACTTGGATTCTCCTGCGGGAGCCAATTGAAGTCAGCTCAGACCAG ATGGCAAAGCTCCGTAGCCTTTCCAAGAACCCTGAGAATGAACCCATGAGCCCTCTTGTTGACAACTGGCGCCCACCGCAGCCCCTGAAGGGCCGGATAGTGAGAGCCTCGTTCAAGTGA